The Citrifermentans bemidjiense Bem genome window below encodes:
- the acnB gene encoding bifunctional aconitate hydratase 2/2-methylisocitrate dehydratase: MIEAYLKQEAERKALGIPAKPLDPEQTAELCKLLEAPPAGKEAFLLELLKERVSPGVDPAAEVKAGFLAGIVSGAKKSPLISKKEAVQILGTMLGGYNVAPLVAALKDAELADEAVKALCGTTLVYDAFDEVLALSKSNASAKKVIESWANAEWFTSKKGLPETVKVKVYKVDGEINTDDFSPAGDAWSRPDIPLHALAMGKTRFPDGNATIAKFRADGFQVAFVGDVVGTGSSRKSACNSVLWHIGQDIPCVPNKRRDGIIIGGVIAPIFFNTAQDSGAFPIKTDVAKMKTGDVIVIDSKKGEIRSEGGEVLSTFTIAPNTLSDEFRAGGRIPLIIGRALTDRARKALGLAPTDVFTLPVNPVPKAGQGYSLAQKMVGKACGVTGILPGTACEPKMTTVGSQDTTGPMTADELKELACLKFLAPMFMQSFCHTAAYPKPADVKMHKTLPQFIIERGGVPLKPGDGVIHSWLNRLLVPDTVGTGGDSHTRFPIGISFPAGSGLVAFAGALGFMPLDMPESVLVRFKGKFNPGITLRDAVNAIPLWAIKQGLLTVPKKNKVNIFNGRILEMEGLPELSVEQAFELTDAAAERSAAAGCIKLSEKSVATYLRSNVALMKQMIADGYQDAQTLQNRIDAANEWLKAPKLLEADANAEYAAVIEIDLAQITEPILACPNDPDDVKILSEVAGTPIQDVFLGSCMTNIGHFRAAGEIWRGTKFNPNVRTWICPPTRMDQAKLKDEAYFSVYSAMGARVEIAGCSLCMGNQARVPDGVNMFSTSTRNFDDRIGNGAKVFLGSAELGAVTVNLGKLPTPAEYLAAYQEKVEPNKANVYKYLQFDEM, translated from the coding sequence ATGATTGAAGCGTATCTGAAGCAAGAGGCAGAAAGAAAAGCACTCGGTATCCCCGCCAAGCCGCTCGACCCGGAGCAGACCGCGGAACTTTGCAAACTGCTGGAGGCGCCGCCGGCCGGCAAAGAGGCGTTCCTGCTCGAGCTCCTCAAGGAGAGGGTTTCCCCGGGCGTCGACCCCGCAGCCGAAGTGAAGGCCGGTTTCCTCGCCGGTATCGTTTCCGGCGCGAAGAAATCCCCGCTCATCTCCAAGAAAGAGGCAGTCCAGATCCTCGGGACCATGCTGGGCGGCTACAACGTAGCCCCGCTGGTCGCAGCGCTCAAGGACGCCGAGCTTGCCGATGAGGCCGTCAAGGCTCTCTGCGGCACCACCCTGGTATACGACGCGTTCGACGAGGTGCTGGCGCTTTCCAAATCCAACGCCTCCGCAAAAAAAGTCATCGAGTCCTGGGCCAACGCCGAGTGGTTCACCTCCAAGAAGGGCCTCCCGGAGACCGTGAAGGTGAAGGTCTACAAGGTCGACGGCGAGATCAACACCGACGACTTCTCCCCGGCAGGCGACGCCTGGAGCCGCCCGGACATCCCGCTGCACGCGCTCGCCATGGGCAAGACCCGCTTCCCGGACGGCAACGCCACCATCGCCAAGTTCAGGGCTGATGGGTTCCAGGTTGCTTTCGTGGGCGACGTCGTGGGTACCGGTTCTTCCCGCAAATCCGCCTGCAACAGCGTCTTGTGGCACATCGGCCAGGATATCCCCTGCGTCCCGAACAAGCGCCGCGACGGCATCATCATCGGCGGCGTCATCGCGCCGATCTTCTTCAACACCGCGCAGGACTCCGGCGCGTTCCCGATCAAGACCGACGTGGCCAAGATGAAGACCGGCGACGTCATCGTGATCGACTCCAAAAAGGGCGAGATCAGGAGCGAGGGGGGCGAAGTCCTCTCCACCTTCACCATCGCGCCGAACACCCTTTCCGACGAGTTCCGCGCCGGCGGCAGGATCCCGCTGATCATCGGCCGCGCCCTCACCGACCGCGCCCGCAAGGCTCTCGGCCTCGCGCCGACCGACGTCTTCACCCTCCCGGTTAACCCGGTGCCGAAGGCAGGCCAGGGTTACTCGCTGGCGCAGAAGATGGTAGGAAAGGCCTGCGGCGTCACCGGCATCCTCCCGGGCACCGCTTGTGAGCCGAAGATGACCACCGTCGGTTCCCAGGACACCACCGGTCCCATGACCGCCGACGAGCTGAAAGAACTCGCTTGCCTCAAGTTCCTGGCGCCGATGTTCATGCAGTCCTTCTGCCACACCGCCGCCTACCCGAAACCGGCCGACGTCAAGATGCACAAGACCCTGCCGCAGTTCATCATCGAGCGCGGCGGCGTACCCCTGAAGCCGGGCGACGGCGTCATCCACTCCTGGCTCAACCGTCTCCTCGTGCCGGACACCGTCGGTACCGGCGGCGACTCCCACACCCGTTTCCCGATCGGGATCTCCTTCCCGGCAGGTTCCGGCCTGGTCGCCTTCGCGGGCGCCCTGGGCTTCATGCCGCTCGACATGCCCGAGTCGGTACTGGTTCGCTTCAAAGGCAAGTTCAACCCCGGCATCACCCTGCGCGACGCGGTCAACGCCATCCCGCTTTGGGCCATCAAGCAGGGGCTCCTCACCGTGCCCAAGAAGAACAAGGTCAACATCTTCAACGGCCGCATCCTGGAGATGGAAGGGCTTCCCGAGCTTTCCGTCGAGCAGGCATTCGAGCTGACCGACGCCGCCGCCGAGCGTAGCGCCGCAGCCGGCTGCATCAAACTCTCCGAGAAATCCGTTGCCACTTACCTCCGTTCCAACGTGGCGCTGATGAAGCAGATGATCGCCGACGGCTACCAGGACGCGCAGACCCTGCAAAACCGCATCGACGCAGCCAACGAGTGGCTGAAGGCGCCGAAGCTTCTCGAAGCCGACGCCAACGCGGAATACGCCGCGGTGATCGAGATCGACCTGGCCCAGATCACCGAGCCGATCCTTGCCTGCCCGAACGACCCGGACGACGTCAAGATCCTCTCCGAGGTTGCCGGCACCCCGATCCAGGACGTGTTCCTCGGTTCCTGCATGACCAACATCGGCCACTTCCGCGCCGCCGGCGAGATCTGGAGGGGGACCAAGTTCAACCCCAACGTCCGTACCTGGATCTGCCCGCCGACCCGCATGGATCAGGCGAAGCTTAAGGACGAGGCTTACTTCTCCGTCTACAGTGCCATGGGCGCACGCGTAGAAATCGCCGGCTGCTCGCTCTGCATGGGGAACCAGGCACGCGTGCCCGACGGGGTGAACATGTTCTCCACCTCGACCCGTAACTTCGACGACAGGATCGGCAACGGCGCCAAGGTGTTCCTCGGCTCCGCGGAACTGGGGGCCGTCACCGTCAACCTCGGCAAGCTCCCGACCCCGGCCGAGTACCTGGCGGCGTACCAGGAGAAGGTCGAGCCGAATAAGGCGAACGTCTACAAATACCTCCAGTTCGACGAGATGTAA
- a CDS encoding M3 family oligoendopeptidase produces the protein MQSDLNWDTTPLYPAPSAPELARAFEEGTGQVAAFRERYRGKVAELDAEGLLEALKQYESLQEKLATPQLYAHLLFAADSESDEHKRLSQKAEEFGNAMGRELIFFDLELIQMEEEPFAKLADDLLLENYRHYLQVLRKFKKHTLTEREESLLAQKSLTGVQAFCRLFDEVSASLRYTLEMEGETREMTGEELLALLHHPDTGLRERAFGTFLKRHEENGIMFSAVFNNVALDHSQELELRNYSHPMEPTNLGNEIPNEVVESLMRVSEENYPLAQEYFRLKAQLLGIPRLKNTDVYAPISESDRKYSFEEARAMTVAAYRGFSDEFAELADSFFTGKRVDVLPRPGKSGGAFCMGMIPSLPPYLLLNFTGNLRDVSTMAHEVGHGIHYLLAQRQSMLNYHPPLPLAETASVFGEMLLTRQLLEQETDVEVKKSLLCAKIEDIIATTFRQNVLTSFEERMHLERANGLLTASELCDMWWQENAKLYGDAVEMIEPYRYGWSYISHFIHARFYCYSYTCAELVVLSLFQRYLKERESFVPVYRDILADGGSKSPGDTLAPGGIVFSDPSFWQGGYDLLGDLIKELKALL, from the coding sequence ATGCAAAGCGACCTCAATTGGGATACGACCCCGCTCTACCCCGCCCCTTCCGCACCGGAACTTGCCCGCGCCTTCGAAGAAGGGACCGGCCAGGTGGCCGCCTTTCGCGAGCGCTACCGCGGAAAGGTGGCGGAGCTCGACGCAGAGGGGCTCCTGGAAGCGCTGAAGCAATACGAGTCCCTGCAGGAGAAGCTGGCGACGCCTCAGCTCTACGCCCACCTTCTCTTCGCCGCGGACAGCGAGAGCGACGAGCACAAGCGGCTGTCGCAGAAAGCCGAAGAGTTCGGCAACGCCATGGGGAGGGAGCTGATCTTCTTCGACCTGGAACTGATCCAGATGGAGGAGGAGCCCTTCGCGAAGCTTGCGGACGACCTGCTGCTGGAAAACTACCGCCACTACCTGCAGGTTTTGCGCAAGTTCAAGAAGCACACCCTGACCGAGCGGGAAGAAAGCCTTCTAGCGCAAAAGAGCCTGACCGGGGTGCAGGCGTTTTGCCGCCTCTTCGACGAGGTCTCCGCCTCGCTGCGCTACACCCTGGAGATGGAGGGAGAGACGCGGGAGATGACCGGCGAGGAGCTCCTGGCGCTCTTGCACCACCCGGACACAGGGCTTAGGGAAAGGGCCTTCGGCACCTTCCTCAAACGCCACGAGGAAAACGGCATCATGTTTTCCGCCGTCTTCAACAACGTCGCCTTGGACCACTCCCAGGAGCTTGAGCTTAGAAACTACAGCCATCCCATGGAGCCTACGAACCTCGGTAACGAGATCCCCAACGAGGTGGTAGAAAGCCTGATGCGGGTCTCCGAGGAGAACTACCCGCTGGCGCAGGAGTATTTCCGTCTCAAGGCGCAGCTTCTGGGCATCCCGCGCCTGAAGAACACCGACGTCTACGCCCCCATCTCCGAGAGCGACCGCAAGTACAGCTTCGAGGAGGCGCGCGCCATGACGGTCGCTGCTTACCGCGGCTTCTCCGACGAGTTCGCAGAACTCGCCGATTCCTTCTTCACCGGCAAGAGGGTCGACGTCCTCCCTCGCCCCGGCAAGAGCGGAGGCGCCTTCTGCATGGGGATGATCCCGTCGCTCCCCCCGTACCTGCTTTTGAACTTCACCGGAAACCTGCGCGATGTATCCACCATGGCGCACGAGGTGGGGCACGGCATCCACTACCTTTTGGCGCAGCGCCAGAGCATGCTCAACTACCATCCCCCGCTGCCGCTGGCCGAGACGGCCTCGGTCTTCGGGGAGATGCTGTTGACCCGTCAGCTCCTGGAGCAGGAAACCGACGTGGAGGTGAAGAAATCGCTTCTCTGCGCGAAGATCGAGGACATCATCGCCACCACCTTCCGCCAGAACGTCCTCACCAGTTTCGAGGAACGGATGCACCTGGAGCGGGCGAATGGGCTTCTGACCGCCAGCGAGCTCTGCGACATGTGGTGGCAGGAGAACGCGAAGCTCTACGGCGACGCCGTCGAGATGATAGAGCCGTACCGCTACGGCTGGAGCTACATCTCCCACTTCATTCACGCCCGTTTCTATTGCTACTCCTACACCTGCGCCGAGTTGGTGGTGCTCTCCTTGTTCCAGCGCTACCTGAAGGAGCGCGAGAGCTTCGTGCCGGTCTACCGCGACATCCTCGCCGACGGCGGTTCCAAGTCCCCCGGCGACACCCTCGCCCCTGGAGGGATCGTCTTCAGCGACCCGAGTTTCTGGCAGGGAGGGTACGATCTGCTGGGCGACCTGATCAAGGAACTGAAGGCGCTGCTGTAA
- a CDS encoding helix-turn-helix domain-containing protein, with protein MEKLLVVEAEKPLCLQLESGLSLEYEIVEAEGRSDAMKLFLQHFPKVVLLGLAADPVGDPEGVGIMEGMLKLRPGTKVVLLAFPAQREEVHLALQRGAYDFHWKPSGLAELQVIVRRAFHLSEVEEQHLALKKTLERTTAGIEGIAGQCMALRQLFVLRQAGQLPDTGLSYRARLVRVPPEWPDRGGESEGEEGALVGQMTLREARDKVEKLMVEEAVGNSGGNMTRASELLGVSRPALYDLMKKYGLGKKGQPPVRY; from the coding sequence ATGGAAAAACTTTTGGTGGTTGAGGCGGAAAAGCCCCTGTGCCTGCAATTGGAATCGGGGCTTTCCCTGGAATACGAAATCGTTGAAGCAGAGGGGCGCTCCGATGCCATGAAGCTCTTCCTGCAGCATTTCCCGAAGGTGGTGCTCCTTGGCCTCGCCGCGGACCCTGTTGGGGACCCCGAGGGGGTGGGGATCATGGAAGGGATGCTGAAGCTGCGCCCTGGTACCAAGGTCGTGCTGCTCGCCTTTCCAGCGCAGCGGGAGGAGGTGCACTTGGCCTTGCAGCGAGGCGCCTACGATTTCCACTGGAAACCGTCGGGCCTGGCGGAGTTGCAGGTCATCGTCCGGCGCGCCTTCCATCTGAGCGAGGTCGAGGAGCAGCATCTGGCACTGAAGAAGACGCTGGAGCGGACCACCGCGGGGATAGAGGGGATCGCCGGGCAGTGCATGGCGCTGCGCCAGCTCTTCGTCCTCAGGCAAGCGGGTCAGCTGCCGGATACCGGCCTCTCCTACCGGGCGCGCCTGGTGAGGGTCCCGCCCGAGTGGCCGGATCGCGGGGGCGAGAGCGAGGGGGAGGAGGGCGCCCTGGTGGGGCAGATGACCCTGCGGGAAGCGCGCGACAAGGTGGAGAAGTTGATGGTCGAGGAGGCGGTCGGCAACAGCGGCGGGAACATGACCCGGGCCTCCGAACTCCTCGGGGTGAGCCGCCCCGCCCTGTACGACCTGATGAAGAAGTACGGCCTCGGCAAAAAGGGGCAGCCGCCGGTCAGATATTGA
- a CDS encoding HAD family hydrolase, with the protein MPLPLKIDWTLIDTVLLDMDGTLLDRHFDDHFWVEHVPKRYAEKHGGTVQAAKEKLYRMFRSQENTLNWTDLDYWSEQLGLDIPVLKEELNHLIAVHPFVTEFLLFLRQHGKKTYLVTNAHGKTLNLKLRRTRIGSYFDGIVSAHDLGLPKEDPAFWGKLQQVIPYIPQRSMLGEDSETNLETARLFGIGYLIHVGRFSSTSVPSLSERFHTIHYFSELIPRDGGMTVNI; encoded by the coding sequence ATGCCCCTCCCTCTGAAAATCGACTGGACCCTCATCGACACCGTACTGCTGGACATGGACGGCACGCTCTTGGACCGGCACTTCGACGACCACTTCTGGGTGGAGCACGTCCCCAAGCGCTACGCCGAGAAACACGGAGGCACCGTTCAGGCGGCCAAAGAGAAGCTGTACCGCATGTTCCGCTCGCAGGAAAACACCCTCAACTGGACCGATCTCGACTATTGGTCCGAGCAGCTGGGGCTCGACATCCCGGTGCTCAAGGAAGAGCTGAACCACCTGATCGCGGTGCACCCTTTCGTCACCGAGTTCCTCCTCTTTCTGCGCCAGCACGGCAAGAAGACGTACCTGGTCACCAACGCCCACGGAAAGACGCTCAACTTGAAGCTGCGCAGAACGAGGATTGGGAGCTACTTCGACGGGATAGTCTCGGCCCACGACCTGGGACTTCCCAAGGAGGATCCGGCCTTCTGGGGGAAACTGCAGCAGGTTATACCGTACATACCTCAGCGAAGCATGCTCGGGGAGGACAGCGAGACCAACCTGGAGACGGCGCGGCTTTTCGGCATCGGCTACCTGATCCACGTCGGGCGCTTCAGCTCCACCTCCGTCCCTTCGCTTTCCGAGCGCTTCCACACCATCCACTACTTCAGCGAACTGATCCCTCGCGACGGCGGCATGACGGTCAATATCTGA
- the thrC gene encoding threonine synthase, translated as MKYISTRGKIAPVGFKDAVMMGLATDGGLILPESIPQLDRGTLAAWSKLPYRELAFNVISLFATDIPAFDLKALIDRSYGSFEHEETTPLVQKDGVYILELFHGPTLAFKDVALQLLGNLFEYLLKERGEKMNILGATSGDTGSAAIAGVRGKENINIFILHPHLKTSPIQALQMTSVLDENVHNVAVEGTFDDCQNIVKALFNDLQFKKEYALGAVNSINWARVLAQVVYYFYAWGRLPEQKEVIFSVPTGNFGDIFAGYLAKRMGLPVEKLLLATNENNILARFVQTGDYSLGKVVQTVSPSMDIQLASNLERYLYYLWDENPEKVCSAFAELQSTGRIVFTKEQVLRVQAEFMSCTVDEQKTLDTIASFNRETGYLLDPHTAVGVRGALECAPGHPRVVCLATAHPAKFGDAVERAVGSPPPLPPALAALVGKETRCELMAPDREKIKAFVKAKA; from the coding sequence ATGAAATACATAAGCACCAGGGGAAAGATAGCGCCGGTCGGTTTCAAGGACGCGGTCATGATGGGACTTGCCACCGACGGCGGGCTGATTCTTCCGGAATCAATCCCGCAGCTCGACCGCGGCACCTTGGCCGCCTGGTCCAAGCTCCCCTACCGCGAGCTTGCCTTCAACGTCATCTCCCTTTTCGCCACCGACATACCGGCTTTCGACCTGAAGGCGCTCATCGACCGTTCCTACGGCAGCTTCGAGCACGAGGAGACCACGCCGCTGGTGCAAAAGGACGGCGTCTACATATTGGAGCTCTTCCACGGCCCCACCCTCGCCTTCAAGGACGTGGCGCTGCAGCTTCTTGGGAACCTCTTCGAATACCTTTTGAAGGAGCGCGGGGAGAAGATGAACATCCTCGGCGCCACCTCGGGCGACACCGGGAGCGCGGCCATTGCCGGGGTGCGCGGCAAGGAGAACATCAACATCTTCATCCTGCATCCGCACCTGAAGACCTCGCCGATCCAGGCGCTGCAGATGACCAGCGTACTCGACGAGAACGTGCACAACGTCGCGGTGGAGGGGACCTTCGACGACTGCCAGAACATCGTGAAGGCCCTCTTCAACGACCTGCAGTTCAAGAAGGAGTACGCGCTCGGCGCGGTGAACTCGATCAACTGGGCGCGCGTTTTGGCCCAGGTGGTCTACTACTTCTACGCCTGGGGTAGGCTCCCGGAGCAAAAAGAGGTGATCTTCTCCGTCCCCACCGGCAACTTCGGCGACATCTTCGCCGGCTACCTCGCGAAAAGGATGGGGCTCCCGGTGGAGAAGCTGCTTTTGGCCACCAACGAGAACAACATCCTCGCCCGCTTCGTGCAAACCGGCGACTATTCGCTCGGGAAGGTGGTGCAGACCGTCTCCCCCTCCATGGACATCCAGCTCGCCTCCAACCTTGAGCGCTACCTCTACTACCTCTGGGACGAGAACCCGGAGAAGGTCTGCAGCGCCTTCGCCGAATTGCAGTCGACCGGCAGGATCGTGTTCACCAAGGAGCAGGTGCTAAGGGTGCAGGCGGAGTTCATGAGCTGCACGGTGGACGAGCAGAAGACCCTGGATACCATCGCCTCCTTCAACCGCGAAACCGGCTACCTCCTCGACCCACACACCGCGGTCGGCGTGCGCGGCGCCCTGGAATGCGCGCCGGGTCACCCGAGGGTGGTCTGCCTCGCCACGGCACACCCGGCGAAATTCGGGGATGCCGTCGAGCGCGCCGTAGGCTCACCTCCCCCGCTTCCCCCGGCACTCGCGGCCCTGGTGGGTAAAGAGACCCGCTGCGAGCTGATGGCGCCCGACCGGGAGAAGATCAAGGCGTTCGTCAAGGCCAAGGCGTAA
- the rimP gene encoding ribosome maturation factor RimP, whose product MAKVDVVERVTEIIAEVGAPLGIELVDLEYKREGRDMVVRVFLEKREGGINLDDCADVSRQLSDILDVEDFMPERYTLEVSSPGICRPLKKVADYERFLGHLIKVKTFEMLADEAGNKRKTFTGKLTGIADGVIGIDLTEGQKARVPLDKVAKANLEFEF is encoded by the coding sequence ATGGCGAAGGTCGACGTAGTAGAAAGAGTAACTGAGATTATTGCGGAAGTGGGCGCCCCGCTCGGCATCGAACTGGTCGACCTGGAGTACAAGCGCGAGGGGCGCGATATGGTGGTGCGGGTTTTCCTGGAGAAGCGGGAAGGGGGCATCAACCTGGACGACTGCGCCGACGTGAGCCGGCAGCTCTCCGACATCCTCGACGTGGAAGATTTCATGCCGGAGCGTTACACGCTGGAGGTTTCCTCCCCCGGCATATGCCGACCGCTGAAGAAGGTGGCGGATTACGAGCGTTTCCTCGGGCACCTGATTAAGGTGAAGACCTTCGAGATGCTCGCCGACGAAGCCGGCAACAAGCGCAAGACCTTTACCGGGAAGCTCACCGGCATAGCGGACGGCGTGATCGGCATCGATCTCACCGAGGGGCAAAAGGCCCGCGTCCCTTTGGACAAGGTGGCCAAGGCGAACCTGGAATTCGAATTCTAA
- the nusA gene encoding transcription termination factor NusA, with product METSFNLKHTIDQIVKEKGIDKSIVVEALEQAVLTAANKKFRNTRDLEAHYNPEEGEVELFEFVTVVEEVQDSYREIELDEAREEDPEVEIGDSIGMKMDASGFSRIAAQTAKQVIIQRVREAERETIFNEFMERQGEIVNGVVRRFEKGDLIVDLGRAEALLPHKEQAPREVYRQGDRVKALITEIRMTTKGPQIMLSRTHPTMLAKLFEAEVPEIAEGIVEIKSVVREPGGRAKIAVYSHDSDVDPVGACVGMRGSRVQNVVSELRGEKIDIIPWSEDIARFACNALAPAVVTKVYVDEEEYAMEVIVADDQLSLAIGKRGQNVRLAAKLTGWKIDIKSETRMAEAELQQFASYDGTEVEEEPAEEATEAQPQVEAAEEEI from the coding sequence GTGGAAACAAGCTTTAACCTCAAGCACACGATCGACCAGATCGTAAAAGAGAAGGGGATCGATAAGAGCATTGTAGTGGAGGCGCTGGAGCAGGCTGTCCTCACCGCTGCCAACAAGAAGTTTCGCAATACCCGCGACCTTGAGGCGCACTACAATCCCGAGGAAGGCGAGGTGGAGCTGTTCGAATTCGTTACCGTCGTGGAAGAGGTGCAGGATTCCTATCGCGAGATTGAGCTGGACGAGGCGCGCGAGGAGGATCCTGAGGTAGAGATCGGCGACTCCATCGGCATGAAGATGGACGCTTCCGGCTTCTCCAGGATCGCCGCCCAGACCGCAAAGCAGGTGATCATCCAGCGCGTGCGCGAGGCCGAGCGCGAGACCATCTTCAACGAGTTCATGGAGCGCCAGGGGGAGATCGTCAACGGCGTGGTGCGCCGCTTCGAGAAGGGTGACCTGATCGTCGACCTGGGGCGCGCCGAGGCGCTTTTGCCGCACAAGGAGCAGGCCCCGCGCGAGGTCTACCGTCAGGGGGACCGCGTCAAGGCGCTCATCACCGAGATCCGCATGACCACCAAGGGGCCGCAGATCATGCTCTCCCGCACCCATCCCACCATGCTCGCCAAGCTTTTCGAAGCGGAGGTGCCGGAAATCGCGGAGGGGATCGTCGAGATCAAGAGCGTGGTGCGCGAGCCGGGCGGGCGCGCCAAGATCGCCGTCTACTCGCATGACTCCGACGTCGACCCGGTCGGCGCCTGCGTCGGCATGAGGGGGTCCCGCGTGCAGAACGTGGTCTCCGAGCTGCGCGGCGAGAAGATCGACATCATCCCCTGGAGCGAGGATATCGCCCGCTTCGCCTGCAACGCCCTGGCTCCCGCCGTGGTGACCAAGGTGTACGTCGATGAAGAGGAGTACGCCATGGAGGTGATCGTGGCGGACGACCAGCTTTCGCTTGCCATCGGCAAGCGCGGCCAGAACGTGCGTCTGGCGGCGAAGCTTACCGGCTGGAAGATCGACATCAAGAGCGAGACCCGCATGGCCGAGGCCGAGCTGCAGCAGTTTGCCTCCTACGACGGCACCGAGGTGGAAGAGGAGCCGGCCGAAGAGGCGACGGAAGCCCAGCCGCAGGTCGAGGCCGCCGAAGAGGAGATCTAG
- a CDS encoding DUF448 domain-containing protein: MPKANPQRSCLACRETKDKGSLLRLVLAPDGTVVPDLQQKLPGRGAYTCMKGSCLKQAAQKRQFGRGFKTEVAQVDPEGLARQVVEKLEERIASYLSLANKAGKIVSGSDQALEKLKKSGAGILFLATDISADIGEKFRAVAKLRGVPCVSLFTKERLGALLGKELRSVLVVTESGFVGSIELEIEKYRNFFEEERE; this comes from the coding sequence ATGCCCAAGGCCAACCCGCAAAGAAGCTGCCTCGCCTGCCGTGAGACCAAGGACAAGGGGAGCCTGCTTCGCCTGGTGCTGGCCCCGGACGGCACGGTAGTCCCCGACCTGCAGCAGAAACTTCCCGGACGCGGTGCCTATACCTGCATGAAGGGGAGCTGCCTCAAGCAGGCGGCGCAAAAAAGGCAGTTCGGCCGCGGCTTCAAAACCGAGGTCGCCCAGGTCGACCCGGAAGGGCTGGCGCGGCAGGTAGTAGAAAAGCTCGAGGAGCGGATAGCCTCCTATCTCTCCCTGGCCAACAAGGCCGGGAAGATCGTCTCGGGCTCGGACCAGGCGCTGGAGAAGCTGAAAAAGAGCGGAGCCGGGATCCTCTTTCTGGCCACAGACATCTCCGCCGACATCGGGGAGAAGTTCCGCGCCGTCGCGAAGCTTAGGGGGGTACCGTGCGTCTCCCTGTTCACCAAGGAACGCCTCGGGGCGCTTTTGGGCAAAGAGCTTAGGAGTGTCCTCGTGGTGACGGAGAGCGGCTTTGTCGGGTCTATTGAATTGGAAATTGAAAAGTACAGGAACTTCTTTGAGGAGGAGCGTGAGTAG